Proteins encoded by one window of Yamadazyma tenuis chromosome 2, complete sequence:
- the RSR1 gene encoding Ras- protein rsr1 (COG:S; EggNog:ENOG503P0TN): MRDYKIVVLGAGGVGKSSITVQFVQGVYVESYDPTIEDSYRKQIEIDGRACDLEILDTAGVAQFTAMRELYIKSGKGFLLVYSVTDENSLKELLALREQVLRIKDSDNVPMVLIGNKSDLESDRVVSIEDGVKVSQEWGLVPFYETSAMYKTNVDEAFIDVVRQIMRKEAAVSAEKKQQKEAAKQTTIANDKEIDTEPVSGAQKEAKASRLKQSLSGDTSTADKSRSRCCVIM, from the exons ATGAGAG ATTACAAGATCGTGGTATTGGGTGCGGGTGGTGTAGGTAAATCCTCCATCACCGTACAGTTTGTACAAGGAGTTTACGTTGAAAGTTACGATCCAACCATCGAGGACTCATATCGGAAACAGATCGAAATCGACGGCCGGGCCTGCGATTTAGAGATCTTGGACACGGCTGGAGTGGCTCAATTCACTGCTATGAGAGAATTGTACATCAAAAGTGGAAAAgggtttttgttggtatACTCAGTCACAGACGAGAACTCATTAAAAGAACTACTTGCATTAAGAGAACAGGTTTTGAGAATCAAGGACTCTGACAATGTTCCCATGGTGTTGATCGGAAACAAGAGTGATTTAGAATCCGACCGAGTGGTTAGTATTGAAGATGGGGTAAAAGTTAGTCAGGAATGGGGGTTGGTGCCATTTTACGAAACGAGTGCCATGTACAAAACCAACGTTGATGAGGCGTTTATCGACGTGGTGAGGCAGATAATGCGCAAAGAGGCAGCTGTGTCGGCCGAGAAAAAGCAACAGAAGGAAGCTGCTAAGCAGACAACCATTGCTAATGATAAAGAAATAGACACTGAGCCAGTATCTGGGGCCCAAAAAGAAGCGAAGGCGAGCCGGTTGAAGCAAAGCTTGAGTGGTGACACATCCACCGCCGATAAGAGCAGGAGCAGATGCTGTGTGATTATGTAA
- a CDS encoding pyridoxamine 5'-phosphate oxidase (COG:S; EggNog:ENOG503P0DB), with protein MLQRHFMASWVPVFMNHINVQLEHQAEPFLTFQLSTIGIDGFPQNRTVVYRGFLFDEVSTNIITFTTDKRMPKYSELAKDDRFEAVFYLPGARKQFRFKGHARVIDADHHPIVKLDNYKPRDVGDIDSDDEDEAKESSVPEPSPNAFAPSPTTSIPKSEDTSFWNHPIEFHLVSPKLINQLHKDHNASYSNFNDIHVPHELTLKPPTDEEYAQELSRQWDTLSKALKKSFRKPDPGSRMTPEKSKLIDSIKRGVDGKKDIDGYKNFAVVAMFIDTVDFYDSESDRRVRFEKDKFDMWSEYEICP; from the coding sequence ATGCTTCAAAGACACTTCATGGCCAGCTGGGTGCCTGTGTTCATGAACCATATCAATGTCCAGCTAGAACATCAAGCCGAACCGTTCTTAACCTTCCAGTTGAGTACCATCGGTATTGACGGGTTCCCTCAAAACAGAACCGTTGTATATCGGGGATTCTTATTCGACGAAGTTTCGACAAACATCATCACTTTTACCACCGACAAGCGGATGCCTAAATACTCTGAGTTGGCTAAAGATGACCGTTTTGAAGCGGTGTTCTACTTACCAGGGGCTAGAAAACAGTTTAGATTTAAGGGCCACGCTCGTGTAATCGACGCAGACCACCATCCAATTGTCAAATTGGACAACTATAAACCACGAGACGTGGGAGACATCGACagtgatgacgaagatgaggCCAAAGAATCCTCAGTACCGGAGCCTTCACCCAATGCATTTGccccatcaccaacaacatCCATACCTAAATCAGAGGATACCAGCTTCTGGAACCACCCAATAGAGTTCCACCTTGTTTCTCCCAAGTTGATTAACCAACTTCACAAAGACCACAACGCCTCGTACTCCAACTTTAACGATATTCACGTCCCTCATGAACTTACACTAAAACCCCCAACTGATGAGGAGTACGCACAAGAATTATCTCGTCAATGGGATACTTTGTCCAAAGCTTTAAAAAAGAGCTTCAGAAAACCAGATCCCGGCTCAAGGATGACACCcgaaaagtccaagttgatcgaTTCGATTAAACGGGGTGTTGACGGTAAGAAAGATATCGATGGATACAAGAATTTCGCTGTAGTAGCGATGTTCATCGATACGGTTGACTTCTACGATAGCGAAAGTGATAGAAGAGTGAGGTTTGAGAAGGATAAGTTCGATATGTGGAGTGAATATGAAATATGCCCTTGA
- a CDS encoding uncharacterized protein (COG:B; EggNog:ENOG503P3ZN): protein MPPKSKASTASATKLSYKDMIKSGIVTLKERNGSSRQAIKKYVQANFGIKAANFDALFNAALRKGVEVGDLSQPKGPSGPVKLGKIDKISKPVAKKVAKPAPKKAVSKKVAPKKVIPKKAVIKKAAPKKAVTTIKKKPVAKKPVAKKAAPKKPVAKKVAAKKAAPKKVTKPAAKKVAPKKVVAKKVAPKKAAPKKKVAKK, encoded by the exons ATGCCTCCTAAATCTAAAGCAAGCACTGCTTCTGCCACCAAGTTGTCTTATAAAG ACATGATTAAATCCGGTATCGTTAccttgaaggaaagaaaCGGTTCTAG TCGTCAAGCTATTAAAAAATATGTCCAAGCAAATTTTGGAATCAAGGCCGCTAATTTTGATGCCTTGTTCAACGCTGCCTTGAGAAagggtgttgaagttggagacTTATCTCAACCAAAGGGTCCTTCTGGTCCTGTCAAGTTAGGAAAAATTGACAAGATTTCAAAACCTGTCGCTAAAAAGGTTGCCAAACCAGCACCAAAAAAGGCGGTTTCTAAAAAAGTGGCTCCAAAAAAAGTGATCCCCAAGAAGGCTGTTATCAAGAAGGCTGCCCCAAAGAAGGCCGTTACTACTATTAAGAAGAAGCCCGTTGCTAAGAAGCCTGTTGCTAAGAAGGCTGCTCCAAAGAAGCCTGTTGCTAAGAAGGTCGCTGCAAAGAAGGCTGCTCCAAAGAAAGTGACCAAACCAGCTGCTAAGAAAGTCGCTCCAAAGAAAGTGGTTGCCAAGAAAGTTGCTCCCAAGAAGGCTGCTCCTAAAAAGAAGGTAGCCAAGAAGTAA
- the DFR1 gene encoding dihydrofolate reductase (COG:H; EggNog:ENOG503P56D), which translates to MKSITPVVAALMPNLGIGYKGKLPWRLSKEIINFKNITCKAADNKRNAVIMGRKTWESIPKKFKPLPDRLNIVLTRTITEEHTNTDDLIYLNDFNKISSVIDDSIDKVFLIGGSELYNHLFKSNVIDSIILTELHTENSVEIDTFLDWDLTDWVQKSHEDLLAFAGIDLEPEYNEKGYTYKYSLYQRQ; encoded by the coding sequence ATGAAGTCGATAACACCGGTAGTGGCTGCGTTGATGCCCAATCTAGGCATTGGTTATAAGGGCAAGTTGCCTTGGAGACTAAGTAAGGAGattatcaacttcaagaacatcacTTGCAAAGCTGCTGATAATAAGAGAAACGCAGTGATCATGGGTCGCAAGACATGGGAATCCATACCTAAGAAGTTTAAACCCTTACCCGACAGGTTAAACATCGTGCTAACAAGAACCATCACAGAAGAACATACGAACACTGATGATCTAATTTATTTGAATGATTTTAACAAAATCTCCAGTGTAATTGATGATTCAATTGATAAAGTGTTTTTAATTGGAGGGTCTGAATTATATAACCACCTTTTTAAGTCCAACGTGATTGATTCAATTATCTTAACGGAGTTGCACACAGAAAATTCAGTCGAGATAGATACATTTCTCGATTGGGATTTAACTGACTGGGTGCAAAAAAGCCATGAAGATTTATTAGCGTTTGCTGGAATTGACCTTGAACCGGAATATAACGAAAAGGGATACACATATAAATACTCCTTGTATCAGAGACAATAG
- the PPS1_2 gene encoding tyrosine/serine/threonine protein phosphatase pps1 (COG:V; EggNog:ENOG503NWVR), whose product MSSNLLEKYSNLNLSIESIDSLEGSERRDSATSDITVSDSKDNLSILEKNIDNIITDSCLAAAFDKYSISDAPNNAGIVRTPSGETPVENFMHPFIESFNSKLKCLSDRIYMLNVDNLIDLMTFYYGPQNPLDDGLFPYLHGLKDSRSRIFFNSGFKNSNGDQFAVEDFPHLDVEHFPAISQLHMMFLNTQEECGDFQLNNSVSYEEFVDCSNAYIEDMNNEVCGELNNRNYKNQLHVYSKMCHLVLYNNTNNLNVNLNKALELNTSNNIYIVNFNNRLWNIIPEHFTNESNFESIHQLPINSINNQVFNCQLLKWEQNLLWKFNSMKWFNRNVCIGNLIDYNYLANIDHNFEMIINCNEYCKIPKSIGEYSEFPSSGYLHFEHMNLADIINFLNLLKTIKALHDRNKQVFVFSFDGFTGLTTLTLAIGMMLSDMSLEEVIMDLYSTKNLKFYYFKSDLIFLKKMEKFINYSKRQVGMIKFINYNELETPKVRGDLDWFNYNKDNNFPCNIHKNIYLGSVNHANSKTVLNCMKFNKIVSVGSKPQWLDIDGHKPVFQYKNKQDEIISIYDIKIHDEGLPYLTSALYIDNLKDDGKDEILPLLIEVPDHIQLKYLSNPDQSMKTFYHCQIGVSRSASLVIASLMRFQKLSLIESYMITRINRFNIIIQPNLRIFYDLYLYENYLNSLKGRSRSYTWYHLCNEIFKLNRNYIE is encoded by the coding sequence ATGTCTTCCAACTTACTTGAGAAATACTCCAACTTAAACTTGTCTATTGAAAGTATCGATAGTCTTGAAGGCCTGGAAAGAAGAGATAGCGCAACCAGTGATATCACCGTCAGCGACAGCAAAGACAACTTGAGcattcttgaaaaaaaCATCGATAATATTATTACCGACTCTTGTTTAGCAGCCGCCTTCGACAAGTACTCGATTAGTGATGCCCCTAACAATGCAGGCATTGTTAGAACTCCATCTGGTGAAACCCCTGTCGAGAACTTTATGCACCCATTCATAGAGCTGTTCAACTCCAAATTGAAATGTCTTAGCGATAGAATCTACATGTTAAACGTTGATAACTTGATAGATTTAATGACCTTTTACTATGGGCCACAGAACCCTTTGGACGATGGTCTCTTTCCTTACTTGCATGGTTTGAAGGACTCCAGACTGAgaatctttttcaactcggggttcaaaaactcaaatGGTGACCAGTTTGCAGTCGAAGACTTTCCTCACCTCGATGTGGAACATTTTCCAGCTATCAGCCAGTTACATATGATGTTTTTAAACACCCAGGAGGAGTGTGGAGACTTTCAATTGAATAATTCGGTGTCATATGaggagtttgtggattgcTCAAATGCCTACATCGAAGACATGAATAatgaagtttgtggagaatTGAATAACCGCAACTATAAGAACCAACTTCATGTCTATAGTAAGATGTGCCATTTGGTGCTCTACAAtaacaccaacaacttgaatgtGAACCTAAACAAAGCGTTGGAATTGAACACAAGCAATAACATCTACATtgtcaacttcaacaaccgTCTCTGGAATATAATTCCGGAACACTTCACTAATGAGTCGAACTTTGAACTGATTCACCAACTCCCaatcaattccatcaaTAATCAAGTATTCAATTGTCAGTTACTCAAATGGGAGCAAAATCTCTTGTGgaagttcaactccatGAAATGGTTCAACAGAAACGTTTGCATTGGAAACTTGATAGACTACAATtacttggccaacatcGACCACAACTTCGAGATGATCATCAATTGTAATGAATATTGCAAAATACCAAAGTCAATTGGTGAATATTCGGAATTCCCCAGTTCTGGTTATTTGCACTTTGAACACATGAACTTGGCAGATATAATtaactttttgaacttgcTCAAGACTATCAAGGCACTCCACGACAGAAATAAACAGGTTTTTGTTTTTTCCTTTGACGGGTTCACAGGATTAACTACGTTGACCTTGGCTATCGGTATGATGTTGTCGGACATGagtcttgaagaagtcatAATGGATTTATATTCCActaagaacttgaagttctaTTACTTCAAATCGGAtttgatattcttgaaaaaaatGGAAAAGTTCATCAACTATAGCAAAAGACAAGTGGGaatgatcaagttcatcaactaCAACGAACTCGAGACGCCAAAGGTTCGTGGTGATTTGGATTGGTTTAATTACAACAAGGATAACAACTTTCCTTGCAACATACATAAGAACATCTACTTGGGATCAGTGAACCATGCCAACTCTAAAACCGTCTTGAATTGtatgaagttcaacaagattgTGTCTGTGGGATCCAAACCTCAATGGCTTGATATTGATGGCCACAAGCCAGTATTTCAATACAAGAATAAACAAGACGAGATAATCAGCATATATGATATCAAGATCCATGATGAGGGTTTACCATACTTGACGTCAGCATTGTACATTGACAATCTTAAAGATGATGGTAAAGATGAGATTCTTCCGTTGTTGATCGAGGTGCCGGACCATATACAACTAAAATACTTGCTGAACCCCGACCAGTCGATGAAGACGTTTTATCATTGTCAGATTGGAGTATCTCGCCTGGcatctttggtgattgcAAGTTTGATGAGATTCCAAAAACTATCACTTATAGAGAGTTACATGATAACCCGGATCAACAGATTTAACATTATCATCCAGCCCAACTTGAGAATCTTCTACGATTTGTACTTGTATGAGAACTACTTGAATAGCCTCAAAGGTAGATCCAGATCATACACCTGGTACCACTTATGCAACGAGATATTCAAATTGAATAGAAATTATATAGAGTGA
- the tfg3 gene encoding transcription factor TFIIF complex subunit Tfg3 (COG:K; EggNog:ENOG503NYN4): MKFPICRWCLIVAGLPVIAIADHTIYITKTIYANTTHQDSISSPPTVPPATIAIPSSILTFVPPGLPTPDQPDWEFDSSSTVSGFSIKASFRPSFTGYANSTLVFKDASNNIATSAYFPASSNVAPELDDKKENNWWTRGPQEESHFVLGELEPPEPAVETDIDPDTDSDTNSGGEEDDDSEVGFIEEVDTCSNFENDSPYRTANTPDNGSHNSDGQHNGGYKIGSTFRTTTGGTLTSWSKNGTTVIADEGVMTTSAGSAIMQNPIAHHSPFSTDHLQNLPANEKQTWGHDDYPSPYVGQPTDTDIDQACDTNASQTSWFYDTMNPEPGQKDASTSNGTRARARARARARARARARARARARNKARARNKARARVRARARNKARVRNKARARSRTPFKIATFQSFDFTRSFSLVAHNNTFLHQQLSGKMAEVKRTIRVTTEQHILKDLPPVENFPMRQWSTTISMLNQEGQEIPANILDKVTYTLHPTFVNPIRTIKTQPFKVEEQGWGEFDIPIAVHLVGLNGKLGERKFNHDLNFLQEKYIVDHVVSIPTNKSSILNKLLLESGPVPTAEDSSKRRNDDLNNSANNKSKKLKNGSSIAVKGSIDLEKLANGLTKLNEDDLIVIVQMVTDNKTNEMNIRNDVDNGEFTMDLYTLPESLLKSLWDYVKKQTGEA, encoded by the exons ATGAAGTTCCCCATATGTAGGTGGTGTCTTATAGTTGCTGGTTTACCAGTAATTGCTATTGCAGACCACACCATTTatatcaccaaaaccaTATATGCGAACACCACCCACCAGGATTCAATTTCCTCTCCTCCTACGGTTCCCCCTGCCACAATCGCAATTCCCTCGTCAATTTTAACCTTTGTACCACCAGGATTACCTACCCCTGATCAGCCAGATTGGGAATTTGACTCCAGTTCTACTGTTTCTGGATTTTCAATTAAGGCTTCATTCCGCCCATCTTTTACTGGATATGCCAACTCGACCCTTGTTTTTAAGGATGCATCTAACAATATCGCCACATCTGCTTATTTTCCTGCCTCCAGCAATGTTGCCCCAGAATTAGACGACAAAAAGGAGAACAATTGGTGGACTCGCGGGCCACAGGAAGAAAGCCATTTCGTGTTAGGCGAGCTTGAGCCACCTGAGCCTGCAGTCGAGACCGATATAGACCCCGACACCGACCTGGATACAAACTCAGGCGGCgaggaagatgatgacagCGAAGTCGgctttattgaagaagtggatacttgttcaaactttgaaaatgaccTGCCTTATCGTACAGCTAATACACCAGACAATGGCTCGCATAATTCCGATGGCCAGCACAATGGAGGTTATAAGATTGGCAGTACTTTTCGAACAACTACGGGTGGCACATTGACATCGTGGTCCAAAAATGGAACTACAGTTATCGCTGATGAAGGGGTGATGACGACACTGGCAGGTTCTGCAATAATGCAAAATCCGATTGCTCACCATTCCCCCTTCAGCACCGACCATTTACAGAATTTACCCGCCAATGAAAAACAGACCTGGGGTCATGATGATTATCCAAGCCCATATGTTGGTCAACCTACTGATACTGATATCGACCAAGCTTGTGATACTAATGCCAGTCAAACCAGCTGGTTTTATGATACAATGAATCCTGAACCAGGACAAAAAGACGCCAGCACCAGCAATGGTA ccagagccagagccagagccagagccagagccagagccagagccagagccagagccagagccagagccaggAACAAAGCCAGAGCCAGGAACAaagccagagccagagtcagagccagagccaggAACAAAGCCAGAGTCAGGAACAAAGCCAGAGCCAGGAGCCGAACTCCATTCAA AATCGCTACGTTTCAGTCGTTTGACTTCACCCGTTCGTTCAGTCTCGTGGCCCACAACAACACCTTCCTCCACCAACAGCTTTCGGGAA aaatggcAGAA GTAAAAAGAACCATCCGAGTCACCACTGAACAACATATCTTGAAGGACTTACCTCCTGTGGAAAACTTCCCCATGAGACAGTGGTCCACTACTATTTCCATGTTGAACCAAGAGGGACAAGAGATCCCCGCCAATATATTGGATAAAGTGACGTACACCTTACATCCAACCTTTGTCAACCCTATTAGAACCATAAAGACCCAACCTTTCAAGGTAGAAGAACAAGGATGGGGTGAATTTGACATCCCCATTGCCGTCCATTTGGTGGGATTGAATGGTAAGTTGGGAGAAAGAAAATTCAACCATGACTTGAATTTCTTACAAGAAAAGTACATTGTGGATCATGTTGTTAGTATTCCAACCAATAAGTCATCCATTTTAAataagttgttgttggaatcCGGTCCAGTGCCAACTGCTGAAGACTCCAGcaagagaagaaatgaTGACTTGAATAACTCCGCCAATAACaagctgaagaagttgaaaaacgGCTCTAGTATCGCCGTCAAAGGTTCcattgatttggaaaagttggcGAACGGATtaaccaagttgaatgagGATGACTTGATTGTAATAGTCCAGATGGTTACCGACAACAAAACAAACGAAATGAACATCAGAAATGACGTTGACAATGGAGAATTCACAATGGATTTGTATACGTTACCTGAATCtttattgaagagtttATGGGATTACGTTAAAAAGCAAACCGGTGAGGCTTAG